The genomic DNA GCCCGGCAGGACCGCGAGGACGACGCCGTGCGCCCGCGCGGCCTCGGCGCAGCGCTCGATCCCGTAGCGCCAGTAATCGAGGCCGCCCAGGCAGCGAATCACCACGACCTTGGCGCGCGCCACGACGCGCTCGACGTAGAGGTCAACCGAGAGCGGGTGCCGCAGCCTGGCGAGCTTCGCGAGCCGCAGGCTCGGCAGGCCGGGCTCCGCGGCGTGGGCCTGCCCGACCGACGCGAGGTCGCTGTCGGTGAAGGACAGCACCACGAGGTCGCCGGGCTCCTGCCCGAGATCCACGGCCGCCTCGCCCTCGTCGAGGGAGACGGAATCGATGCGCACGAGGTGCACCGCGGCGACCCCTAGAGCGAGTCCGGGCGGGCGTGCGCGACCGGCCTCATCCCGCGAGGGCCGCCGCGACGGCGTCCTTGTCGAAGCCCTTGAGGCCGATCACCACCAGCGTCCCGTCGCGGGCTTCCCCGGCCCGCCAGGGGCGGTCGAAATGATGGGTCACGCGTCGGCCGACACCCTGCACCACGAGGCGCATCGGCTTGCCCGCGACCTCGGCGAAGCCCTTGATGCGCAGGACGCCGGCGGCCTCGGCCGCCGCCTCGACCCGGGCCGCGAGATCCCCCGCGGTCACCGCCGGGCGCACCGGAAGCGCGACGGTCTCGAAATCGTCGTGGTCGTGGTCCTCGCCCTCGCCGTGATGCGAGGGGCGGGCGTCGAGGTCGTCCTCGGCGGCCGCGCCGAGACCGAGCAGCACCCGCGGGTCGATGGCGCCGTTCTCGGTCTCGACCACCTTCACGGCGCGGGGCAGGTGCCCCTCGACCTCGGCGCGGACCCGCGCCCGCGTCGCGGCGTCGATCAGGTCGGCCTTGTTGACGACCACGAGGTCGGCGCAGAGGAGCTGGTCCTCGAACACCTCCTCCAGGGGGTTGTCGTGGTCGACCGACTGGTCGGCGGCGCGCTGGGCCGCGAGGGCCTCCGGATCCTCCGCGAAGGCGCCCGAGGCCACCGCCGGGCCGTCGACCACCGCGACCACTCCGTCGACGGTCACCCGCGAGCGGATCGCCGGCCACTGGAACGCCTGGACCAGCGGCTTCGGCAGGGCGAGGCCGGAGGTCTCGATCAGGATGTGCTCCGGCGGCTCGGCGCGGCCGAGAAGGGTCTCCAGCGCCGGCACGAAATCGTCCGCGACCGTGCAGCAGATGCAGCCGTTCGGCAGCTCGACGATGGCGTCCTCGGTGCAGCCCTCGACGCCGCAGGCGGCCAGGAAGGACTTGTCGAAGCCGATATCACCGAACTCGTTCACCAGGATCGCGAGGCGGCGCCCCTTGGCGTTCTCGACCACGTGGCGGACGAGGGTCGTCTTGCCGGCCCCGAGGAATCCGGTGACGATGGTGCAGGGGATCTTGTTCACGAGGGTCATTCCGCGGGCTCCAGGGTGCCGGCGGGGACCGGGCGGGGTTCTGGGAAAGGGGGAATGCGGGCGATCACGCCCTTGCGGAACGCCTCCGGACGCTCGCGCCAGGGCACGATGCCGTCCGGGGTCGCCGCGTAGGCCGCGAGCCCGCCGAGGATGATCTCGGCCGAGGCGGCCGGATCCATGTCGCCGTAGACGTAGGTCCAGCGGTCGGCCGCGGCGACCGCCACGGTGCAGGGCCGCTTGCAGACCGAAAGGCACTCCACCGCCTCGACCCGCAGGTCCGGCGTGGCGCCGCTCCGCGCTCGAAGCGCCTCCAGCAGGCGGGCCCCGGCGCGGGGCCCGTCGGGGTCGTCGTCCGGCCGGCGGCAGGTGGTGCAGACGTAGAGAACGGTCTCAGGCACGGGCCGCTCCCCGATCCGCGCCGCGGGCGAAGGCCTGCCACGCCCAGCCGAGCCCCAGCCCGATCAGGATCCAGAACACGAAGCTGATGGCGAGCGACCGCGCGGCGAATTGCGCGGCGAGCGCGGCCGGAAGTTCGGACGCGGCCTCGGGCGCCTGCGGGGCACCGACGACGTGCGGCGCGATGATCAGGACGAGCCCCCCGAGGATCGTGATCAGCGCGCGGCGTATCGTGATCAGGTAGAGCCCCATCCCGGTCGCCGCGGCGGTCATCACCCACCACGCCTGCCGCGTCGCGAGCGGGGCCGCCGCGCTGCCGGGCAGTTCCGGCGGCAGGCCGAGACCCGGCGCGAGCGCGACGCTGGCGAAGGCGGCCACCGCGAAGGCGAGGCCGACCTGCGGCGTGGGTTCGCGGCTGCAGGCGAGCATCACCGCGCCGAGCAGCAGCGCGTAGCCGACGCCGCCCACGAGGGTCGCGAGCCCGGTGAAGGCCATCCGCGGCAGGCCGGGCGCGGGCTGCCATTCCGGCGCGGCGTCGGGCGCGGCGTGGTCGTGCCCGGCATGGGCGAGCACGATCGGGAACGCCTTGATCGGGAGCGCCTTGGCAGCCCGGTTCGGCGCCTCCTGCTGCTCGTAGCGCTCGGCCGCGACGATCAGCGGCGAGGTCAGCGTGAGTTCGAGGCCCGTTACGATGGCAGCCGCGAAGAAGCCGGCGGCGAGGGCCGCCGACAGGAGCCGGATGATCATCCCTGGTCCGGGGACGTCAGTGGCAGGGGAAGTTCTGGGTGTGCCGGAAATCGTGCGCCGCGTTGTGGAGCGCGATCGCCGGCGAGAAGCCCGCCATGAACAGCAGGCCGAGGCCCAGCACGGCCGCGAGTGCGACGGCGATCGGGCGCTCCGACGCGCGGGTGCCGGCGGCGATGGGGGCGAGGGTTTGCGTCGTCATCAGAAGCGTCTCCAGCCGCCCCACCGGCGGCATTGCGGGATCCTGTCGCGACGGCAGGTCTCCTGGCTCGCGGCTCGGCGCGCCCACCGCCTTCCCGGATCGCTCCGGTGGCGCTTGGCGGGCGCTCGCCGCTCACAGTTGCGGGGGCAGCCGCGGAATCGGGGCTTCAAACCCCTCACCGCATTCCCTTTTCACCCCGTCTCCGGGGCACCGTCGCCCGGCCGTTGTAGACGCATGACCGCCGGGACACAACGGAGCGGCGCCGGATCGCGGCCGTTTCCCGCGCCCGCCCCGCGATCGGGGCGGGCTTGACGGCCGCGCCCCGGAGCGGGCACCGCCGCACCCGATACCCGCCCGGCCCCGGCGCGGGCGCTGAACTCCCGGAGACCCGATGGCCCCGACAGACGATCCGACCCCGGTTCTCGTCGATCTCGCGGCAGGCCGTGAGCCGCGGATCGTCTCCGATGTGGGCACGGGAACGACGTGGCTCGAGGTCGACCTCGGCGGCCGCTTCCCGATCCATTCCGTCGCCCTGCGGCCGGGGGAGGGGGCGGTTCCCGCGGAGCCCGGCGACGTCGCGGTGGCGGTCTCGCAGGACGGCGTGACGTGGGCCGAGCCGGACCTCGCCGTCTGGACCGCGACCCCGGACGCCCTCGTCGCCGCGATCGTCCCCGACGAGCGGGCCTGGGCGCGCGCGGTCCGGATCGCCGCGCCCGAACCGGCCCGGATCGCCGGCATCGGCATCCGCGCCGACGAGGCCGCGGTCGACCTGATCGCGCTGCGGGCGATGCTCGGCCTCGACGTGACGCTCCTGAACGAGAAGCCCGGCGCCAACGTCTACGTCACCTACGCGCTCCAGTCGGCGCCCGACCGCGCCAGCCATGCCCTGGTCGGCCTGTCGCTGTTCGAGAACGGCGCCTTCGGCAACTGCCTCGTCCAGTACATCATCGCGGTGACCATCGCGAAGTCGCTCAACCTGAAATACATCAAGGTGCCCAAGGTCGACCGCAGCAAGGTGATCTTCCTGACCGAGCGGCTGACCTGCGACGGCATCACCTTCATCCCGCCGGACGAGCCGCTGCCGGCGGACGGCTACTTTTTGTCGGGCCTGTATTTCGACCCGACGCAGTTCGAGCGCGTGACCGCGCTGCGGGGACCGGCGGATTCGCGCGCGATCGTGCAGAGCGTGATCCGGCCGCTGTTCAACGGTCTGCCGAAGAACTTCCCGGTGAAGCCCGACGACCAGCTCCTGATCCACATCCGGTCGGGCGACATCTTCAGCACCTGGGTCGATCCGCACTACCCGCAGCCGCCCTTCGCGTTCTACCGGATGGTCATCGACCGGCTCCTGGCCGAGGGCCGGATCCGCTCGGTCAAGCTCGTCTTCGAGAACAGGCTGAACCCGGTCATCGCCGAGGTGGAGGCGTACGCGGAGCGGCGCGGATTGCCGGTGGAGATCCAGAGCGAGTCGCTGATCTCCGACGTCGCGGCGCTGGTGAACGGCCGCTACCTCGTCTTCGGGCTGGGGACGTTCGGGCCGGGGATCTGCCACCTCTCGGACCACGTCGAGCAGGTCTTCTACTTCGCGTCGAACTGGCCGCAGGGCTTCCAGTCGATCCCCACAATCGGGAAGGTGGTCGAGGTCCGCGATCTCGAGGGCCGCTACATGAAGGTCGGCGAGTGGCAGAACACCGACGCGCAGCGCCGGACGATGGTGGATTACCCGGCCGAGGCCCTCGCCTTCGACGACGCGTGACCGGCTTGGCGGGCCGGAGGCGCTACGGCGCCGTCCGGAGATGCTCGGCGGGGGCTCCGGCCGGACGGGTCGAGCCGGCGTCGCGCACCTTCAGGGCGTCCGTGTACATCCGCTCCACGTCCGTCCGGAAGGCGGCGCGCGAGTCCGGTCGCGTGTAGAACATGTGCCCGCCCGGATAGACCGCGAGGCTCAGGCGGCCGGCGGCGTAGGCGGGGACCTGCGCCAGCAGGAGCTTCGAGGCGAAGTAGGGCGTCACCAGGTCGGTGAAGCCGTGCGCCACGAGGACGCGCAGGTGCCCGTCGAGCGCCAGATCGCCCTTCAGGTTCGACAGGACCTCGGGTGCCTGCCGGCCCGAGCCCCAGTTCCAGCCGCGATTGACGGCGTTGTTCAGGAGCTCGTAGCGCATGTTGGTCACCGGCCATTTCAGCGTCCGCGCGTAGAGGTCGAGCATCGCGCTCGTCAGCGGTGCCTGGAGGGCGGTGAGCTGGGGATCCTCGAAGCTCGACTGGGCGGCGTCCGGGTTCGGGTCCCAGCCGGTGATGCCGGTGTCGTAGGCGCTGGTCACGCGGCCCTCGGCGCGGTCGATCTCGCGCTGGACGCTCCGGGTCGAGAGGCGCGCCGCCTGGGCACGCACCAGGGCGGGGTCGAG from Methylobacterium oryzae includes the following:
- a CDS encoding DUF1636 domain-containing protein, whose protein sequence is MPETVLYVCTTCRRPDDDPDGPRAGARLLEALRARSGATPDLRVEAVECLSVCKRPCTVAVAAADRWTYVYGDMDPAASAEIILGGLAAYAATPDGIVPWRERPEAFRKGVIARIPPFPEPRPVPAGTLEPAE
- a CDS encoding CbtB domain-containing protein → MTTQTLAPIAAGTRASERPIAVALAAVLGLGLLFMAGFSPAIALHNAAHDFRHTQNFPCH
- the cobW gene encoding cobalamin biosynthesis protein CobW; translated protein: MTLVNKIPCTIVTGFLGAGKTTLVRHVVENAKGRRLAILVNEFGDIGFDKSFLAACGVEGCTEDAIVELPNGCICCTVADDFVPALETLLGRAEPPEHILIETSGLALPKPLVQAFQWPAIRSRVTVDGVVAVVDGPAVASGAFAEDPEALAAQRAADQSVDHDNPLEEVFEDQLLCADLVVVNKADLIDAATRARVRAEVEGHLPRAVKVVETENGAIDPRVLLGLGAAAEDDLDARPSHHGEGEDHDHDDFETVALPVRPAVTAGDLAARVEAAAEAAGVLRIKGFAEVAGKPMRLVVQGVGRRVTHHFDRPWRAGEARDGTLVVIGLKGFDKDAVAAALAG
- a CDS encoding CbtA family protein → MIIRLLSAALAAGFFAAAIVTGLELTLTSPLIVAAERYEQQEAPNRAAKALPIKAFPIVLAHAGHDHAAPDAAPEWQPAPGLPRMAFTGLATLVGGVGYALLLGAVMLACSREPTPQVGLAFAVAAFASVALAPGLGLPPELPGSAAAPLATRQAWWVMTAAATGMGLYLITIRRALITILGGLVLIIAPHVVGAPQAPEAASELPAALAAQFAARSLAISFVFWILIGLGLGWAWQAFARGADRGAARA
- a CDS encoding discoidin domain-containing protein, giving the protein MAPTDDPTPVLVDLAAGREPRIVSDVGTGTTWLEVDLGGRFPIHSVALRPGEGAVPAEPGDVAVAVSQDGVTWAEPDLAVWTATPDALVAAIVPDERAWARAVRIAAPEPARIAGIGIRADEAAVDLIALRAMLGLDVTLLNEKPGANVYVTYALQSAPDRASHALVGLSLFENGAFGNCLVQYIIAVTIAKSLNLKYIKVPKVDRSKVIFLTERLTCDGITFIPPDEPLPADGYFLSGLYFDPTQFERVTALRGPADSRAIVQSVIRPLFNGLPKNFPVKPDDQLLIHIRSGDIFSTWVDPHYPQPPFAFYRMVIDRLLAEGRIRSVKLVFENRLNPVIAEVEAYAERRGLPVEIQSESLISDVAALVNGRYLVFGLGTFGPGICHLSDHVEQVFYFASNWPQGFQSIPTIGKVVEVRDLEGRYMKVGEWQNTDAQRRTMVDYPAEALAFDDA